In one Bacteroidota bacterium genomic region, the following are encoded:
- a CDS encoding glycoside hydrolase family 31 protein codes for MKKNVLFFLLLMFFSTAILFGQTNDPLPAKGAEIVSGNARFTVLTPRVIRMEWDSTGTFCDNASFIAVNRKLPVPEFKVKRSGKYLTVKTSEIELKYKINSGRFTSQNLSVTYLDKRNAFVWKPGEKQKGNLKGTYRTLDGCNGAYHDGKSRIPIEDGLLSTDGWTLINDSKGFLFDKSDWPWVEERKNQNGQDWYFMAYGKNYKEALKEYTEFAGKVPMPPRYAFGYWWSRYWNYSDNELRNLIGNFRRFNIPLDVLVIDMDWHGDNVDSKQTWTGWTWNGNLFPDYKDFLQWLKKEQVKTTLNLHPADGVAPFEDCYADFAKAMGVDPASKKTIPYEGSNKKFMETLFNQILHKYQQEGIDFWWLDWQQWPNDRKLTNLSNTWWLNYMFFTDMERNGDKRPMLYHRWGGLGNHRYQIGFSGDTYITWNSLAFQPYFTNTASNVLYTYWSHDIGGHMPFKGNKDFDPELYVRWMQYGALSPIFRTHSTKNMYVNKEPWNFKGEYYDAIQNSILLRYRLVPYIYTMARKTYDEGIGLCRPLYYDYPDDQQAYADSTEYMFGDNMLVAPIGKPMENGASKVKVWLPEGNDWYEWNTGTMLKGGQEIEREFSLDEYPLYVKAGAVIPMYRPGLKNLESAPKALEIDVFPGKGGEMKIYDDSGLNKDYAKEYSFTNVSSTVTGSEQKITINPVEGSYTGMPESRDYYVKVWGAGMPEKVTINGKEIPYSTTDNDLSWRYIGSELSFEISLKGLDRKEKAEIEITYGSGQGIDLNNGLVKELKVFSKKCTEAKAQGKLLNFVNETIGKCEETNREIEYDPQNFYKYIKYFIDNKDKAFDSMK; via the coding sequence ATGAAAAAGAATGTTTTATTTTTTTTACTGTTGATGTTTTTTTCAACAGCGATTTTATTTGGTCAGACAAATGATCCTTTGCCTGCAAAAGGAGCAGAAATCGTATCCGGAAATGCGAGGTTTACTGTCTTGACTCCCCGGGTAATCAGAATGGAATGGGATAGCACCGGAACATTTTGCGATAACGCATCATTTATTGCGGTTAACAGGAAGTTGCCTGTACCTGAGTTTAAAGTGAAAAGAAGTGGAAAATATCTTACGGTAAAAACTTCTGAAATTGAGTTAAAATATAAGATCAACAGTGGAAGGTTTACTTCTCAAAATCTGAGTGTAACTTATCTGGACAAACGAAATGCTTTTGTATGGAAACCAGGTGAAAAGCAAAAGGGTAACCTCAAGGGGACGTATCGTACTCTTGATGGATGTAACGGAGCATATCATGATGGTAAGTCCAGAATACCGATTGAAGACGGACTTCTTTCGACAGACGGATGGACATTAATTAACGATTCCAAAGGATTTTTATTCGATAAGAGCGACTGGCCGTGGGTGGAGGAAAGAAAGAATCAGAATGGGCAGGATTGGTATTTTATGGCTTATGGGAAGAATTACAAAGAAGCTTTGAAAGAATACACGGAGTTTGCAGGGAAAGTACCTATGCCTCCACGTTATGCCTTTGGTTATTGGTGGTCAAGATACTGGAATTATTCGGACAACGAACTGAGAAACCTGATAGGGAATTTCAGACGTTTTAATATTCCGCTGGATGTGTTGGTCATCGATATGGACTGGCACGGGGACAATGTCGATTCGAAACAAACCTGGACAGGATGGACATGGAACGGCAACTTGTTCCCGGATTATAAGGATTTTCTGCAGTGGTTGAAAAAGGAGCAGGTGAAAACCACACTGAACCTTCATCCTGCCGATGGGGTAGCTCCTTTCGAGGATTGCTACGCTGATTTTGCAAAAGCAATGGGTGTGGATCCTGCCAGCAAAAAAACAATACCTTATGAAGGTTCGAACAAAAAGTTCATGGAAACACTGTTCAATCAGATTTTGCATAAATACCAGCAAGAAGGAATAGATTTCTGGTGGTTGGATTGGCAGCAGTGGCCGAACGACAGAAAGTTGACAAATTTAAGCAATACCTGGTGGCTGAACTATATGTTCTTTACCGACATGGAACGTAACGGCGACAAGCGCCCAATGCTTTATCACCGCTGGGGCGGACTTGGCAACCACCGTTACCAGATCGGATTTTCAGGAGATACTTATATTACCTGGAATAGCCTGGCTTTCCAGCCATACTTCACCAATACGGCATCTAATGTGCTTTACACTTACTGGAGTCACGATATAGGCGGGCATATGCCTTTTAAAGGGAACAAGGATTTCGATCCTGAACTTTATGTCAGATGGATGCAGTATGGTGCTCTGAGTCCGATTTTCAGGACTCATTCTACCAAAAATATGTATGTCAACAAGGAACCATGGAATTTCAAGGGAGAATATTACGATGCTATCCAAAACAGCATTCTGTTACGTTACCGTCTGGTACCTTATATTTATACAATGGCCAGGAAAACCTATGATGAAGGTATAGGCCTTTGCCGTCCCTTATATTATGATTATCCTGACGACCAGCAGGCTTATGCAGACAGTACGGAATACATGTTTGGTGACAATATGCTTGTTGCCCCTATAGGAAAACCGATGGAAAATGGAGCATCTAAAGTGAAAGTATGGTTGCCTGAAGGAAACGACTGGTATGAATGGAATACAGGAACGATGCTTAAAGGGGGACAGGAAATTGAGAGGGAATTTTCCCTGGATGAGTATCCCTTATATGTAAAAGCAGGGGCCGTTATTCCGATGTATAGACCGGGTTTGAAGAATCTGGAATCTGCACCCAAAGCATTGGAAATAGACGTGTTCCCCGGAAAGGGCGGTGAAATGAAAATATACGACGATTCCGGGCTCAATAAGGATTATGCCAAAGAATACTCGTTTACCAATGTAAGCTCCACCGTCACAGGAAGTGAACAGAAAATAACAATCAATCCCGTAGAAGGTTCTTATACAGGAATGCCCGAAAGCAGGGATTATTACGTGAAGGTATGGGGTGCCGGAATGCCCGAAAAGGTAACAATCAACGGGAAGGAGATTCCATATAGTACTACAGATAATGATTTGTCATGGAGATATATAGGGAGTGAACTCTCATTTGAAATTTCTCTAAAGGGCCTGGATAGAAAAGAAAAAGCGGAGATAGAAATCACCTATGGAAGTGGCCAGGGAATTGACCTTAACAACGGACTGGTGAAGGAGTTAAAAGTGTTCTCGAAAAAATGCACCGAAGCTAAAGCCCAGGGTAAGTTATTGAATTTTGTTAATGAGACAATTGGAAAATGTGAGGAAACAAATAGAGAGATTGAGTACGATCCCCAGAACTTCTACAAATACATAAAATATTTCATAGACAATAAAGACAAAGCTTTTGATTCGATGAAATAA